Within Sphingobium sp. SCG-1, the genomic segment GCTGCGGCCTTGTCGGCCATTTCCTTGATGTCCGCGCCCGCAGCAAACGCCTTTTCGCCGCTGCCGGTCAGTACGGCGCAACGCTGCGTGGGATCTGCGTCATAGGCGGCGAAGGCGTCGATCAGGTCGGCCAGCACCTGCTGGTTCAGCGCGTTCAGCGCCTGTGGGCGATTGAGAGTGATGAGCGTGACGGCGTCGCGCTTTTCCACGAGAATGGTTTCATAGGACATGGCGGTTGGGCTCCAGTTCGGGAAGCGGCGTCCATTCCTGATCGGCCGCAAGGGGGGCAAAGAGCGAATCAATGAGCGCGTCGCTGACCACCTCGGGAGAGGACGGGTTCCATTGCGGCGCATTGTCCTTCTCGAAGATCAGTGCGCGCACGCCTTCTACGAAATCCGGACGGCGGATGACATGATGCGCGATGCGATATTCATTGCGCATATTGTCCGCGAAATCGGTGAACCGTGCGCCGTCGGACAGTTGGCGGAGCGCGACCTTGATCGTCTGCGGCGACTTGGTGGCAAGGACGGAGAGCATCTTGTCCGCCCATTCCGAACCTTCGGCCTTCAGGCTGGCCAAAATATCCTCGTAGCGGTCCGACGCGAACAAACGATCGATGTCCGTGCGCTGTGCCTCAAGCGCTGACGGTGGCGGCGTTTCATCCGCCTGATCGAGGACCGCCGAAAGCGTTTCAGGATCGGTCAGGATGTGATCCTTCACCTCCTCCAACCTCTCGGAGGACATATAGTGCGTGGCAAGGCCGATCGCCTTTGCATCCGCGCCGTTGATCCGGTTGCCAGTCGTCGCGAGATAGACGCCAATCCGTCCTGGCAGGCGCGGCAAGAACCAGCCGCCGCCCACGTCCGGGAACAGGCCGATCCCGGTTTCCGGCATCGCGAACACCGTGCGCTCCGTCGCGACCCGGTATCGCGCGGGCAGCGAAATACCCACGCCGCCGCCCATGGTGATGCCGTCCATGAAGGCGACGATCGGTTTTTCGTAGACGAACAGCAGATGGTTCATCCGATATTCGATATGGAAAAAGCGCTCCGCATCCTTGCAGTCGCTTTTCGCGCTGTTCGCGATCAGGGCGATGTCACCGCCAGCGCAAAAGCCGCGCCCTTCGGCATGGTCGATCATCACCGCGATGATGCCGTCATCCTGTCGCCAGTCGAGCAATGCCTGAACGATGGCTTCGCACATGCCGGGCGTCAGCGCGTGGATCGCCTTGGGCCGGTTGAGGCGGATGCGGCCTACTGCGCCTTCGACCGATATCAGAACCTCGTCCGTCATTGGCGCAGCATGTCCCGTGCGATAATCATGCGCATCACCTGATTGGTCCCCTCCAGAATCGAATGGACACGCAAGTCGCGCCAGAAGCGTTCGATCGGATAGTCCATCAGATAGCCATAGCCGCCGTGAAGCTGAAGCGCGCGGTCGACGACCGACGAACCGGTGTCGGTGGCAAGGCGCTTGGCCATTGCAGCAAAGGGTGTCTTGTCCGGCGCATTCTCGGTGACTTTCACTGCCGCTGCATAAAGCAGCACGCGCGCGGCCTCAAGCTCGGTCACCATGTCCGCCAGCGTGAACTGCGTCGCCTGAAAATCGGAAATGCTCTGGCCGAATTGCTTGCGGTCCTTGGTATAAGTGACGGCTTCGTCCAGGCACCGCTGCGCGCCGCCCAGCGAGCAGGCGCCGATATTCAGGCGGCCACCGTCCAGCCCCATCATCGCGATCCGGAAGCCTTCGCCTTCGCCGCCCACCCGGTTGGTGGCGGGTATCCGCACGCCGTCGAAATTGACTTGCGCGGTCGGTTGCGAATGCCAGCCAAGCTTGCGCTCCTGCGCGCCGAAGCTGACGCCGGGCATGTCCTTCTCGACGACGAAGCAGGAAATCCCCTTCGCGCCATCGTCGCTCGTGCGGGCCATGACGACATAGACTTCATTCTCGCCGCCGCCCGAAATGAACTGCTTCGATCCGGTAATGACGTAATCGTCGCCGTCCTTCACGGCCTTGGTCTTGAGGCTTGCCGCGTCCGACCCTGCGCCCGCTTCGGTCAGGCAGTAGCTCGCGAGGCGCGTCATGGACACGAGGTCGGGCAGATAACGCGACTTCACCGTATCGTTGCCGAAGCGGTCGATCATCCACGCGGCCATGTTGTGGATGGAGATAAATGCGCTGGTGGAAGGACAGCCATAAGCCATCGCCTCCATGATGATCGCCGATTCGAGCCGCCCGAGGCCGATGCCGCCCGATTCCTCTGACACATAGATACTGCCGAAGCCCAGTTCGGCGGCGGCGCGGATCGTATCGCGCGGGAAGATATGCTTCTCGTCCCACTCCGCCGCATGCGGCGTAATGGCGTCTGCCGTAAAGCGGCGCGCGAGATTCTGTATCTCGCGCTGGTCGTCGGTAAGGTCGAACTGAGTCATCAACGGTTGCCTGTTACTGGAAGAGGGCGGACCTGTGCCCACCCTCCATTCATCCGGCGGTTTACCCCATGGTCGGGATAACGAAAGCGCTATCTCCGGTGCCGCCGCCGTCCGGCCAGCGCTGCGTGATCGTCTTGACCTTGGTCCAGAACTTGACGCCTTCCATGCCGTGCTGATTGGTGTCGCCGAAGGCCGACCGCTTCCATCCGCCGAAGGTGTGGTAGGCGACGGGCACGGGGATCGGCACGTTGATCCCGACCATGCCGACATCGACGCGCGCGGCAAATTCGCGCGCGGCGTGGCCGTTGCGCGTGAAGATCGCGACGCCATTGCCATATTGATGCTTCGACGGAAGCGCGACGGCTTCCTCGAAGCTCTCGGCGCGTACGATCTGGAGCACAGGGCCGAAGATTTCTTCCTTGTACGCCGACATATCGGTCGTGACATGATCGAACAGCGTCGGGCCGACGAAGAAGCCTTCCTCATGGCCCTGCAGCTTGAAGCCGCGGCCGTCGACCACCAGCTCCGCGCCTTCATCGACACCGGTCTGGATCCAGTT encodes:
- a CDS encoding acyl-CoA dehydrogenase family protein, which encodes MTQFDLTDDQREIQNLARRFTADAITPHAAEWDEKHIFPRDTIRAAAELGFGSIYVSEESGGIGLGRLESAIIMEAMAYGCPSTSAFISIHNMAAWMIDRFGNDTVKSRYLPDLVSMTRLASYCLTEAGAGSDAASLKTKAVKDGDDYVITGSKQFISGGGENEVYVVMARTSDDGAKGISCFVVEKDMPGVSFGAQERKLGWHSQPTAQVNFDGVRIPATNRVGGEGEGFRIAMMGLDGGRLNIGACSLGGAQRCLDEAVTYTKDRKQFGQSISDFQATQFTLADMVTELEAARVLLYAAAVKVTENAPDKTPFAAMAKRLATDTGSSVVDRALQLHGGYGYLMDYPIERFWRDLRVHSILEGTNQVMRMIIARDMLRQ
- a CDS encoding enoyl-CoA hydratase/isomerase family protein, which gives rise to MTDEVLISVEGAVGRIRLNRPKAIHALTPGMCEAIVQALLDWRQDDGIIAVMIDHAEGRGFCAGGDIALIANSAKSDCKDAERFFHIEYRMNHLLFVYEKPIVAFMDGITMGGGVGISLPARYRVATERTVFAMPETGIGLFPDVGGGWFLPRLPGRIGVYLATTGNRINGADAKAIGLATHYMSSERLEEVKDHILTDPETLSAVLDQADETPPPSALEAQRTDIDRLFASDRYEDILASLKAEGSEWADKMLSVLATKSPQTIKVALRQLSDGARFTDFADNMRNEYRIAHHVIRRPDFVEGVRALIFEKDNAPQWNPSSPEVVSDALIDSLFAPLAADQEWTPLPELEPNRHVL